A single Pseudomonas putida DNA region contains:
- the glpR gene encoding DNA-binding transcriptional repressor GlpR gives MNLPPRQQQILELVRDRGYVSIEEMAQLFVVTPQTIRRDINQLAELNLLRRYHGGAAYDSSIENTAYAMRADQMRDEKQRIAEAVAKQIPDHASLFINIGTTTESIARALLNHNHLKVITNNLHVAAILAAKDDFEVLVAGGTVRRDGGVVGQASVDFIHQFKVDFALVGISGIDEDGSLLDFDYQEVRVSQAIIANARQVILAADSSKFGRNAMVRLGSISLVDCLVTDQAPTPALTQLLNQYKIRLEVV, from the coding sequence ATGAATCTGCCCCCACGCCAACAACAAATCCTCGAGCTGGTGCGCGACCGCGGCTATGTCAGCATCGAAGAAATGGCGCAGCTGTTCGTCGTCACCCCGCAAACCATCCGGCGCGACATCAACCAGCTCGCCGAGCTCAACCTGCTGCGCCGCTACCACGGTGGTGCAGCCTATGATTCGAGCATCGAGAACACCGCCTATGCCATGCGCGCCGACCAGATGCGCGATGAAAAACAGCGCATCGCTGAAGCCGTGGCCAAGCAGATTCCCGACCATGCTTCGCTGTTCATCAACATTGGCACCACCACCGAATCGATTGCCCGGGCGCTGCTCAACCACAACCACTTGAAGGTCATCACCAACAACCTGCACGTCGCGGCGATTCTCGCGGCCAAGGACGACTTCGAGGTTTTGGTGGCGGGTGGCACGGTACGCCGCGATGGCGGCGTGGTAGGCCAGGCCAGCGTCGACTTCATCCACCAGTTCAAGGTCGACTTCGCCCTGGTTGGCATCAGCGGCATCGACGAAGACGGCAGCCTGCTCGACTTCGATTACCAGGAGGTGCGGGTGTCGCAGGCGATCATCGCCAACGCCCGGCAAGTGATCCTCGCCGCCGACTCAAGCAAGTTCGGGCGCAATGCCATGGTGCGCCTAGGCTCGATCAGCCTGGTCGACTGCCTGGTGACCGATCAGGCGCCGACGCCCGCCCTCACTCAGCTGCTGAACCAGTACAAGATCCGCCTTGAGGTTGTGTGA
- the glpK gene encoding glycerol kinase GlpK, producing the protein MTDTQDKNYIIALDQGTTSSRAIIFDRDANVVGTSQREFAQHYPQAGWVEHDPMEIFATQSATMVEALAQAGISHAQVAALGITNQRETTVVWDKETGRPVYNAIVWQCRRSTEICAQLKRDGHEEYIREATGLVTDPYFSGTKLKWILDNVEGARERAERGELLFGTIDTWLIWKFSGGKVHVTDYTNASRTLMFNIHSLQWDDKLLEILGIPRQMLPEVRPSSEVYGHTKSGIAIAGIAGDQQSALFGQMCVEPGQAKNTYGTGCFLLMNTGDKAVKSSHGLLTTIACGPRGEVAYALEGAVFNGGSTVQWLRDELKIVNDALDTEYFASKVKDSNGVYLVPAFTGLGAPYWDPYARGALFGLTRGVKVDHIIRAALESIAYQTRDVLDAMQQDCGERLSELRVDGGAVANNFLMQFQADILGTCVERPKMRETTALGAAYLAGLACGFWSGLEELRDKAIIEREFSPQLDEAQKEKLYAGWKKAVDRTRDWEDHEV; encoded by the coding sequence ATGACAGACACCCAGGATAAGAACTACATCATCGCCCTGGACCAGGGCACCACCAGCTCGCGGGCGATCATCTTCGACCGCGATGCCAATGTGGTAGGTACCTCGCAGCGCGAGTTCGCCCAACACTACCCACAAGCTGGCTGGGTCGAGCACGACCCGATGGAGATCTTCGCCACCCAGAGCGCGACCATGGTCGAGGCCCTGGCCCAGGCCGGTATCAGCCATGCGCAAGTTGCTGCGCTGGGGATTACCAACCAGCGTGAAACCACCGTGGTGTGGGACAAGGAAACCGGCCGCCCGGTGTACAACGCAATCGTCTGGCAGTGCCGCCGCAGCACCGAAATCTGCGCCCAGCTCAAGCGCGATGGGCATGAGGAGTACATTCGCGAAGCCACCGGCCTGGTTACCGACCCGTACTTCTCCGGTACCAAGCTGAAGTGGATCCTCGATAATGTCGAAGGCGCACGCGAACGCGCCGAGCGCGGCGAGCTGCTGTTCGGCACCATCGATACCTGGCTGATCTGGAAGTTCTCCGGCGGCAAGGTGCATGTCACCGACTACACCAACGCCTCGCGCACGCTGATGTTCAACATCCACAGCCTGCAGTGGGACGACAAGCTGCTGGAAATCCTCGGCATCCCGCGGCAGATGCTGCCCGAGGTGCGTCCTTCCTCGGAAGTGTACGGCCACACCAAAAGCGGTATCGCCATCGCCGGTATCGCCGGTGACCAACAGTCGGCGCTGTTCGGCCAGATGTGCGTGGAACCGGGCCAGGCCAAGAACACCTACGGCACCGGCTGCTTCCTGCTGATGAATACCGGCGACAAGGCAGTCAAGTCCTCCCACGGCCTGCTCACCACCATCGCCTGCGGCCCGCGTGGCGAGGTGGCCTATGCCCTGGAAGGCGCGGTATTCAACGGCGGCTCCACCGTACAATGGCTGCGTGACGAGCTGAAGATCGTCAATGACGCCTTGGACACGGAGTACTTCGCCAGCAAGGTCAAGGACAGCAACGGTGTATACCTGGTGCCGGCCTTCACTGGCCTGGGTGCTCCGTACTGGGACCCGTATGCCCGTGGCGCGCTGTTCGGCCTGACCCGTGGGGTGAAGGTCGACCACATCATTCGCGCTGCGCTGGAATCGATCGCCTACCAGACCCGCGACGTCCTTGACGCCATGCAGCAGGACTGCGGCGAACGCCTGTCGGAACTGCGCGTGGACGGTGGTGCGGTGGCCAACAACTTCCTCATGCAGTTCCAGGCCGACATTCTCGGCACCTGCGTGGAGCGCCCGAAAATGCGCGAAACCACCGCCCTCGGTGCCGCCTACCTGGCAGGCCTGGCCTGTGGTTTCTGGAGCGGCCTGGAAGAACTGCGCGACAAGGCGATCATCGAACGCGAGTTCAGCCCGCAGCTGGATGAGGCGCAGAAAGAGAAACTGTATGCCGGCTGGAAGAAGGCCGTTGACCGCACCCGTGACTGGGAAGATCACGAGGTCTGA
- a CDS encoding MIP/aquaporin family protein, with the protein MTTALREPTLSSQCLAEFLGTALLIFFGTGCVAALKVAGASFGLWEISIIWGVGVSMAIYLTAGISGAHLNPAVSIALTLFAGFDKRKLPFYALAQICGAFCGAALVYTLYSNLFFDYEQAHAMLRGSTESLELASVFSTYPHPSLSTGQAFLVEVVITAILMAVIMALTDDNNGLPRGAMAPLLIGLLIAVIGSAMGPLTGFAMNPARDFGPKLMTFLAGWGEIAFTGGRDIPYFLVPVFAPILGACLGAAIYRGLIARNLPTAQSASAETTDNRQGDTQAN; encoded by the coding sequence ATGACGACTGCTCTACGCGAACCCACACTGTCCAGCCAATGCCTGGCCGAGTTTCTCGGCACCGCCTTGCTGATCTTCTTCGGTACCGGTTGCGTCGCCGCGCTCAAAGTCGCTGGCGCCAGCTTCGGCCTATGGGAAATCAGCATCATCTGGGGCGTCGGTGTAAGCATGGCGATCTACCTCACCGCAGGCATTTCCGGTGCGCACCTGAACCCGGCCGTAAGCATCGCGCTCACCCTGTTCGCCGGCTTCGACAAGCGCAAGCTGCCGTTCTACGCACTGGCCCAGATCTGCGGCGCCTTCTGCGGCGCGGCGCTGGTCTACACCCTGTACAGCAACCTGTTCTTCGATTACGAACAGGCCCACGCCATGCTGCGTGGCAGCACCGAAAGCCTTGAGCTGGCCTCGGTATTCTCGACATACCCGCACCCGTCACTTTCCACTGGCCAGGCCTTCCTGGTCGAAGTGGTGATCACCGCAATCCTGATGGCCGTGATCATGGCCCTGACCGATGACAACAACGGCCTGCCACGCGGCGCCATGGCACCGTTGCTGATCGGCCTGCTGATCGCCGTGATTGGCAGTGCCATGGGCCCGCTGACCGGCTTCGCGATGAACCCTGCCCGCGACTTCGGGCCAAAATTGATGACCTTCCTGGCTGGCTGGGGCGAAATCGCCTTCACTGGCGGTCGGGACATTCCGTATTTCCTGGTTCCGGTGTTCGCACCGATTCTCGGCGCTTGCCTGGGTGCCGCGATCTATCGCGGCCTGATCGCCCGCAACCTGCCGACGGCGCAAAGCGCAAGCGCCGAGACAACCGACAATCGCCAGGGCGATACTCAAGCCAATTGA
- the ybaK gene encoding Cys-tRNA(Pro) deacylase — MTPALDLLKKARAEHRVHSYEHDPKSASYGLEAAEKLGLDPQQVFKTLLASSEKGELLVAVVPVVGTLDLKALAHAAGVKKCEMADPAAAQRATGYLVGGISPLGQKKRLRTFIDDSAQNFATIHVSAGRRGLEVELAAAVLAEHTQGKFAAIGKA, encoded by the coding sequence ATGACCCCCGCACTCGACCTGCTGAAGAAAGCCCGCGCTGAACATCGCGTGCACAGTTACGAACATGACCCCAAATCGGCGTCATACGGGCTGGAGGCGGCGGAAAAGCTTGGGCTCGATCCGCAGCAGGTGTTCAAGACCTTGCTGGCGAGCAGCGAGAAGGGCGAATTGCTGGTGGCGGTGGTGCCGGTGGTGGGGACGCTCGACCTCAAGGCACTGGCTCATGCGGCTGGGGTCAAGAAGTGTGAAATGGCCGACCCGGCTGCGGCACAGCGAGCGACTGGCTATCTGGTGGGAGGGATCAGTCCGTTGGGGCAGAAGAAGCGCCTGCGTACGTTCATCGATGATTCGGCGCAAAATTTTGCAACCATCCATGTCAGCGCCGGGCGGCGGGGGCTGGAGGTTGAGTTGGCGGCGGCGGTACTGGCCGAGCATACGCAGGGTAAGTTCGCCGCAATCGGCAAGGCTTGA
- a CDS encoding ABC transporter ATP-binding protein produces the protein MSQPLLLNLRNLACGYGDQRIVQNLNLHLNAGDIGCLLGSSGCGKTTTLRAIAGFEPVHEGEIQLAGEVISRAGFTLAPEKRRIGMVFQDYALFPHLTVAQNIAFGISKHPNQAQVIEEMLELVKLGGLGGRYPHELSGGQQQRVALARALAPEPQLLLLDEPFSNLDVELRRRLSHEVRDILKSRGTSAILVTHDQEEAFAVSDHVGVFKEGRLEQWDTPYNLYHEPQTPFVASFVGQGYFIRGQMSSHEAVNTELGELRGNRAYTMAPGSSVDVLLRPDDIVPAPGSALQANIVGKSFLGASTLYRLQLPTGSQLEAIFPSHIDHQVGEDVGIAVKADHLVLFPVPGSVSAQLSRQENGVRRYSSAT, from the coding sequence ATGAGTCAACCCCTACTGCTCAACCTGCGCAACCTCGCCTGCGGCTATGGCGACCAGCGCATCGTCCAGAACCTCAACCTGCACCTGAACGCAGGCGACATCGGTTGCCTGCTGGGTTCCTCGGGTTGCGGCAAGACCACTACCCTGCGGGCCATCGCCGGCTTCGAGCCGGTGCACGAAGGCGAGATCCAGCTGGCCGGCGAGGTCATTTCCCGCGCAGGCTTCACCCTGGCGCCGGAAAAACGCCGGATCGGCATGGTGTTCCAGGACTACGCCCTGTTCCCGCACCTGACCGTGGCGCAGAACATCGCCTTCGGCATCAGCAAGCACCCGAACCAGGCGCAGGTGATCGAAGAAATGCTCGAACTGGTCAAGCTCGGCGGCCTCGGCGGGCGCTACCCGCATGAACTCTCGGGTGGCCAGCAGCAGCGTGTCGCCCTGGCCCGCGCACTGGCACCTGAGCCGCAGCTGCTGCTGCTCGACGAGCCATTCTCCAACCTCGATGTGGAATTGCGCCGGCGCCTGAGCCACGAAGTGCGCGACATCCTCAAGAGCCGCGGCACCAGCGCTATCCTGGTCACCCATGACCAGGAGGAAGCGTTTGCCGTCAGCGACCACGTCGGTGTGTTCAAGGAAGGCCGGCTGGAGCAGTGGGACACGCCCTACAACCTTTATCACGAACCGCAGACGCCGTTCGTGGCGAGTTTCGTCGGCCAGGGTTACTTCATCCGCGGCCAGATGAGCAGCCATGAAGCGGTCAATACCGAACTGGGCGAGCTGCGTGGCAACCGTGCCTACACCATGGCGCCGGGCAGCTCGGTGGATGTGCTGCTGCGCCCTGATGACATCGTGCCGGCCCCTGGCAGCGCGCTGCAGGCGAACATCGTTGGCAAGAGCTTCCTTGGCGCATCGACGCTGTACCGTTTGCAGTTGCCTACTGGCAGCCAGCTCGAGGCGATCTTCCCGAGCCATATCGACCACCAGGTCGGTGAAGATGTGGGGATTGCGGTGAAGGCCGATCACCTGGTGCTGTTCCCGGTGCCAGGCAGCGTCTCGGCGCAGTTGTCGCGCCAGGAGAACGGGGTTCGCCGCTACAGTTCGGCGACCTGA
- the argF gene encoding ornithine carbamoyltransferase, with the protein MSARHFLSLLDFTTDELLGVIRRGIELKDLRKRGVLFEPLKNRVLGMIFEKSSTRTRVSFEAGMIQLGGQAIFLSPRDTQLGRGEPIGDSAIVLSSMLDVVMIRTHAHSTLTEFAAKSRVPVINALSDESHPCQLLADMQTFLEHRGSIQGKTVAWIGDGFNMCNSYIEAAKQFDFQLRIACPEGYEPDPRFMALGGDHVQIIRNPQEAVRGAHLVTTDVWTSMGQEEETARRLAHFAPYQVTRALLDLAAPDALFMHCLPAHRGEEISHDLLDDPRSVAWDQAENRLHAQKALLEFLVEPAYHHA; encoded by the coding sequence ATGAGCGCTAGGCACTTTCTCTCCCTGCTGGATTTCACCACCGACGAATTGCTCGGTGTGATCCGCCGAGGCATCGAGCTGAAGGACCTGCGCAAGCGCGGCGTGCTGTTCGAGCCCCTGAAGAACCGTGTGCTGGGCATGATCTTCGAGAAGTCCTCGACCCGTACCCGCGTGTCGTTCGAAGCCGGCATGATCCAGCTCGGTGGCCAGGCCATCTTCCTTTCGCCACGCGACACCCAGCTGGGCCGTGGCGAGCCGATCGGTGACAGCGCAATCGTTCTGTCGAGCATGCTTGACGTGGTGATGATCCGTACCCACGCCCACAGCACCCTGACCGAGTTCGCCGCCAAATCCCGTGTACCGGTGATCAACGCCCTGTCCGACGAGTCGCACCCGTGCCAGCTGCTGGCCGACATGCAGACTTTCCTCGAGCACCGCGGCTCGATCCAGGGCAAGACCGTGGCCTGGATCGGCGACGGTTTCAACATGTGCAACTCGTACATCGAAGCGGCCAAGCAGTTCGATTTCCAGCTGCGCATCGCCTGCCCAGAAGGTTATGAGCCCGATCCACGCTTCATGGCCTTGGGTGGCGATCACGTGCAAATCATCCGCAATCCACAGGAAGCCGTACGGGGTGCGCACCTGGTGACCACGGATGTCTGGACTTCCATGGGCCAGGAAGAGGAAACTGCACGGCGCCTGGCGCATTTCGCGCCTTACCAGGTCACCCGCGCACTGCTCGACCTGGCGGCACCCGACGCCCTGTTCATGCACTGCCTGCCCGCCCACCGTGGTGAGGAAATCAGCCATGACCTGCTCGACGACCCTCGTTCGGTCGCCTGGGACCAGGCTGAAAACCGCTTGCATGCACAGAAGGCCCTTCTCGAATTCCTTGTCGAACCGGCTTACCACCACGCATGA
- a CDS encoding molybdopterin-dependent oxidoreductase codes for MTKTLHHRACHLCEAICGLNIEVSREDDGRALISSIKGDPADPFSRGHICPKAVALQDIQNDPDRLRQPHRRVGGEWQPIGWDEAFALAADRLWAVQQAHGRNAVAVYQGNPSVHNYGLMTHSNYFLGLLKTRNRFSATSVDQLPQHLTSHLMYGHGLLLPIPDIDHTDFMLILGGNPLASNGSIMTVPDVEKRLKALRGRGGRLVVVDPRRSETAAMADHHLFIRPGGDAALLCGLLNTLFEEHLARGSHLPVSGLEQVREAILPFSAEAMSAHCGIPATQIRQLARDFAAADKAVCYGRMGVSTQAFGTLCHWLVQVINLITGNLDREGGALCTEPAVDLVATTSGGHFNAWQSRVSGLPEYGGELPVAALAEEMLVPGEGQVRALVTVAGNPVLSTPNGRQLDTALDGLEFMLSIDLYINETTRHADLILPSTSALENDHYDSTFNLLAVRNVTRFNRAILAKPEGALHDWEIFVGLAQAFAERAELALKPTWPPAQMIDVALRKGRYGEGTGWNLSLPALDEHPHGLDLGPLRANLALRLATASKTVEAAPQVLLDDLQRLALQAPPAPGELLLIGRRHVRSNNSWMHNFHRLVKGKPRHQLLMHPQDLQQRQLQDGQRVRIRSRTGTLEVEVQACEDMMPGVVSLPHGFGHGRQGVQLQVAQAQAGVSANDLTDERLRDQVSGNAALNGVPVQVEAA; via the coding sequence ATGACCAAGACCCTGCACCACCGTGCCTGTCACCTGTGCGAAGCGATCTGCGGCCTGAATATAGAAGTCAGCCGCGAAGACGACGGGCGGGCGCTGATCAGCTCGATCAAGGGTGACCCCGCAGACCCGTTCAGCCGCGGCCACATCTGCCCCAAGGCAGTCGCCCTGCAGGACATCCAGAACGACCCGGACCGCCTGCGCCAGCCTCACCGGCGGGTAGGGGGCGAGTGGCAGCCAATCGGCTGGGACGAGGCTTTTGCCTTGGCCGCCGACAGGCTGTGGGCTGTCCAGCAGGCTCACGGGCGCAATGCCGTGGCGGTCTATCAAGGCAACCCCAGCGTGCACAACTATGGGCTGATGACACATAGCAACTACTTCCTCGGCCTGCTCAAGACCCGTAACCGCTTTTCCGCCACCTCGGTTGACCAGCTGCCGCAGCACCTGACCAGCCATTTGATGTATGGCCACGGCTTGCTGTTGCCGATCCCGGATATCGACCACACCGACTTCATGCTGATCCTTGGCGGCAACCCGCTGGCCTCCAATGGCAGCATCATGACCGTGCCGGATGTGGAAAAGCGCCTGAAGGCCCTGCGCGGGCGGGGTGGTCGCCTGGTGGTGGTCGATCCCCGGCGCAGCGAAACTGCTGCCATGGCCGACCACCATCTCTTTATCCGGCCCGGCGGCGATGCGGCCTTGCTTTGCGGCCTGCTCAACACGCTGTTCGAGGAGCATCTGGCACGTGGCTCGCATTTGCCGGTGAGCGGCCTGGAGCAAGTGCGTGAAGCGATCCTGCCGTTCAGCGCGGAGGCGATGAGTGCTCACTGCGGCATTCCCGCAACCCAGATACGCCAACTGGCGCGAGACTTTGCAGCTGCAGACAAGGCAGTCTGCTATGGGCGCATGGGGGTCTCGACCCAAGCGTTCGGCACGCTGTGTCACTGGCTGGTGCAGGTGATCAACCTGATTACCGGCAACCTTGACCGAGAGGGTGGGGCGCTGTGTACCGAACCTGCGGTCGATCTGGTGGCAACCACTTCGGGTGGTCATTTCAATGCGTGGCAAAGCCGGGTTTCGGGCCTGCCTGAATACGGCGGCGAGCTGCCGGTGGCGGCCCTTGCCGAAGAGATGCTGGTCCCCGGGGAGGGCCAGGTGCGCGCCCTGGTGACAGTCGCTGGCAATCCGGTATTGTCCACGCCCAACGGCCGGCAGCTGGATACGGCGCTGGACGGGCTCGAATTCATGCTCAGCATCGACCTCTATATCAATGAAACCACCCGCCACGCCGACCTGATCCTGCCTTCGACTTCGGCGCTGGAAAATGATCATTACGACAGCACCTTCAACCTGCTGGCCGTACGCAATGTAACCCGTTTCAATCGCGCCATCCTGGCCAAGCCGGAAGGCGCATTGCATGACTGGGAAATCTTCGTCGGCCTGGCGCAGGCGTTCGCCGAGCGTGCCGAACTCGCGCTGAAACCGACCTGGCCGCCGGCGCAGATGATCGATGTGGCCTTGCGCAAGGGGCGCTATGGCGAAGGCACCGGATGGAATCTCTCGCTGCCGGCCTTGGATGAGCACCCCCACGGGCTTGATTTGGGGCCGCTGCGGGCCAACCTGGCGTTGCGCCTGGCGACCGCCAGCAAAACCGTCGAGGCGGCGCCGCAGGTGCTGCTGGATGACCTGCAGCGGTTGGCCTTGCAGGCACCGCCTGCGCCGGGCGAGTTGCTGCTGATTGGCCGCCGTCACGTGCGCAGCAACAATTCATGGATGCATAACTTCCATCGCCTGGTCAAAGGCAAGCCACGCCATCAACTGCTGATGCACCCGCAAGACCTGCAGCAACGGCAACTGCAGGATGGCCAGCGGGTGCGTATCCGTTCACGCACCGGCACGCTGGAGGTCGAGGTACAGGCCTGTGAAGACATGATGCCGGGGGTGGTCAGCCTGCCCCATGGCTTCGGCCACGGCCGCCAGGGCGTGCAGTTGCAGGTTGCCCAGGCACAAGCGGGTGTGAGTGCCAACGACCTCACGGATGAACGCCTGCGTGATCAGGTTTCCGGTAATGCTGCGCTCAATGGCGTCCCCGTGCAGGTCGAGGCCGCATGA
- the grxD gene encoding Grx4 family monothiol glutaredoxin, with protein MDIIETIKEQIANNTVLLYMKGSPNAPQCGFSARASQAVMGCGEKFAYVDILQNPEIRANLPKYANWPTFPQLWVAGELVGGSDIMLEMFEKGELQTLIKEAAAKAKASEA; from the coding sequence ATGGATATCATCGAAACGATCAAAGAGCAGATTGCCAACAACACCGTTCTGCTTTACATGAAAGGCTCGCCGAATGCCCCGCAGTGTGGCTTCTCCGCGCGTGCTTCGCAGGCCGTGATGGGTTGCGGCGAGAAGTTCGCCTACGTCGACATCCTGCAGAACCCGGAAATCCGCGCCAACCTGCCAAAATACGCCAACTGGCCGACCTTCCCGCAACTGTGGGTAGCCGGTGAGCTGGTTGGCGGTAGCGACATCATGCTGGAAATGTTCGAGAAGGGTGAGCTGCAGACCCTGATCAAGGAAGCGGCTGCCAAGGCCAAGGCTTCCGAAGCCTGA